From Burkholderia savannae, a single genomic window includes:
- a CDS encoding PaaI family thioesterase, whose protein sequence is MTDIVDHARGALRAQPFSMLLGTELVHIGGDEASLRLPIRDELRQQYGFVHGGVISYLADNALTFAGALALGPRVVTSEYKINYLRPAVVGTLIARAKLIYAGRNQATCQCHVFVIDGDHERLVAVAQGTINRVGDGREPGAVEEKA, encoded by the coding sequence ATGACCGACATCGTGGACCACGCGCGCGGCGCCCTGCGCGCGCAACCCTTCAGCATGCTGCTCGGCACCGAGCTCGTGCACATCGGCGGCGACGAGGCATCGCTGCGCCTGCCGATCCGCGACGAGCTCAGGCAGCAGTACGGCTTCGTCCACGGCGGCGTCATCAGCTATCTCGCCGACAACGCGCTGACGTTCGCCGGCGCGCTCGCGCTCGGTCCGCGCGTCGTCACTAGCGAATACAAGATCAATTACCTGCGCCCGGCCGTCGTCGGCACGCTGATCGCGCGCGCGAAGCTGATTTACGCGGGACGGAATCAGGCGACCTGCCAGTGCCACGTGTTCGTGATCGACGGCGATCACGAACGGCTCGTCGCGGTCGCTCAGGGCACGATCAACCGTGTCGGGGACGGGCGCGAGCCGGGTGCGGTCGAAGAAAAGGCGTAG